The Nocardia sp. NBC_01503 sequence AGAAGACCGGGGTACGGAAGCGCGGATGAATCCGCCCGAACGCCTCGGGTAGCGCGTGATGCAGCGCCATCGAATAGGTGGCGCGCGCGGTGGGCAGAATCGTGGTCTGGGTGGAGGCCGCCGCCGAGGTGAGCACCATCAGGAACAGCAGATGCACCAGCACGGTACCCACCGGTCCGGCGCCGAAGACGGCATTGCCCAGCGCACCCAGCACATCGTCGACATGATCGGGATTGGCCAGCCCCAGCCCCTCGGTACCGGCGCCGACGAACGCCTGACCGGCCACCGTCACCAGTAGATAGAGCGCGACGAGGGTGATGGTCGAGAGCACCGCGGCGCGCCCCGGCGTATGCCGCGGATCGACGGTCTCCTGATTCACCGCGACCGCCGAATCCCAGCCCCAGTAGATGAAGACCATGAGCAGCATGGCGGTGACGAAGTCCGAGAACGACCCGATCTCGAACGGGTTGAACCACGACCACTCCGGTAAGTGCGCACCCTCCGGCGCGTTCCCGATGACCACGCGGGTCAGCGCCACGATGGAGAAGACCACCAGCATGCCGAATTCGACCGTCAGCAACCAGGATTGCAGCCGCGCCGACACATCGATCCCGTACACCGCGATCAAGGTCATCACGACCAGATAGACAACGCCCAGCAACAGCACCCACACATTGGTGGCATCGGATCCGATCCCGTGCGCGCCGAACAGATGGAAGGTGTACTGCGAACTGATCTGCGCCAGACTCGCCATCACCAGCAGATCCGACACCACGATCGCCCAGCCCGACATCCATCCGGTGAACGGTCCGAACGCGCGCGTCGCCCACACGAAGGTGGTGCCCGGATCCGGTTCCACCGCATTGAGATCCCGATATCCGATGGCGACGAGCAGCATCGGCACGAATGCCAGCAGCACGATGATCGGCGATTGCAGACCGACGGCCGCGACCACCAGACCGAGGGTGGCGGTAATGCTGTACGCGGGCCCGGCCGAGGCCACCCCGATCACCACACTGGATGCCAGGGAGAGCGCACCGGAGCGCAGGGTGCTGGGCGAAGTCACCGGGTAAGAGTAAGGGCAACCTCCCAGCACACCGAATCGCGGCAGGCCCTCCGGTCGCAACCGCACCATCGGCTCCCGGTAGCTGGCACACCCCGTACACAAACGGCACACCCGCTATGGCGGGCGTGCCGTTATGACACAGGGTGTGACAGCGCTGAAGGTCAGCGCGCGGCGTGTTGGACGCGGGCGCTCGCGTAGAGGCAGATCGATGCCGCCGCAGCCAGATTCAGGCTTTCGGCGCGGCCGTGGATGGGAATCCGCAGCCGGTGGGTGGCACGGTCCGCGACGGCGCGGTCCAGGCCGTGTGCCTCGTTGCCGAAGAGCCAGGCTACGGGGCCGCGCAGGATGTCATCGGCCTCGTCGAGGTCGACTTCGCCCTTGGCGGTGGTGGCCAGGATGGTGATGCCCGCCGACTCCAGCGCGGTCAGCACCTGATCGGCATCACGCTCACGCGCGATAGGCAGATGGAAAACGCTTCCGGCGCTTGCGCGTACGCATTTGCCGTTGTGCGGGTCCACCGAATCACCGGCCAGCACCACACCATTCGCGCCCACCGCGTCGGCGACCCGAATCAGGGTGCCCGCGTTGCCGGGGTCGGACATGCCGACCGGGACGGCGAGCAGGCTCGGCGTGGTGGCCAGGATATCGGTCAGCGGCACATCGACCTGACGGCAGACCGCGACCAGTCCGGGCGGAGTCACGGTCTCCCCCAACGCCTCCGCGGCACGTTCACTCACCAGCGTGGTGCGCACGCCCATAGCGGCGGCACCGGCAACCAACTCATGCTCGCGGTTGGCGGCTTTGAGTGAGAAGAACAGCTCCTCGACCCGGCCGGTCTCCAGGGCCGACTCCACGGAGTTCGCGCCCTCGGCCAGGAACAGTCCGCTCTTGCGCCGCACCGGCGCGCGATGCAGCTTGACAGCGGAAACGACCCGCGGATTGCGCTCGGAGAGCGCTTCCACGGGTCGTTCCGAATTGTGCTGTGTTGTCACGCAGCCGGAGCTCAGGCAGCCGGGGCGTTGACGTCGGCCGGCAGCGCGGCCTTGGCGACGGCCACGAGGCCGGCGAAGGCATCGGCGTCGGAGACGGCCAGCTCGGCCAGGATCTTGCGGTCAACCTCGACGCCCGCGAGCTTGAGGCCCTGGACGAAGCGGTTGTAGGTGATGTCGTTCAGACGCGCGGCGGCGTTGATACGAGCGATCCACAGCTTGCGGAAGTCACCCTTGCGCGCCTTGCGGTCCCGGTACGCGTAGGTCAGCGAGTGGAGCTGCTGCTCCTTGGCCTTGCGGTACAGGCGCGAGCGCTGGCCACGGTAGCCCTTGGAGGCCTCGAGTACGGAACGGCGCTTCTTCTGAGCGTTTACGGCCCTTTTGACGCGTGCCACTTGTCAGTCCTTGATCGATTCGGCGGGCGCGGCGGTTGCGCCCGGAGTGGGTCGGGGTCGGCGTTCGAGAACGCGAGTTGCTGTGTGCGGCTTAGAGGCCGAGCAGCTTCTTGATGCGGGGAACGTCAACCGTGGCGACGGCCTCCGTGCCTTCCAGACGGCGAGTCCGGCGCGAGGACTTGTGCTCGAGCAGGTGGCGGCGGTTGGCCTGCTCACGACGGAGCTTGCCCGAGCCGGTCACCTTGAATCGCTTCGAGGCACCGCTGTGCTTCTTCATCTTCGGCATGGATTCCTCTAATCTGTCTCGTCCCGGGGGCGCGCGTGAGCGCGCCGCCGGAGCCTGATCGTTATTACTGCTGCGGGGTGGCCGCCGGTGCTTCAGCCGGAGCTGCCGCAACGTCGGTGGCCGGCGCTTCGGCCGGAGCCGCTGCCGCGGGCGCACTGCTGCGCTGCGGCGTCGAGCTCGCTTCGTTCTGCGCCTTCACCCGCGTCTTCGCGCCCTTGTGGGGTGCGAGGACCATGGTCATGTTCCGGCCGTCCTGCTTGGCCGAAGTTTCGACGAAACCGAGATCGGCGACGTCGGAGGCCAGCCGCTGCAGCAGCCGGAAACCGAGTTCCGGCCGGGACTGCTCACGACCACGGAACATGATCGTGACCTTGACCTTCGAGCCTGCTTCGAGGAAGCGAACTACGTTGCGCTTCTTGGTCTCGTAGTCGTGGTCGTCGATCTTCGGGCGGAGCTTCTGCTCCTTGATCACGGTCTGGACCTGGTTCTTCCGAGATTCACGCGCCTTCTGCGCGGTCTCGTACTTGAACTTGCCGTAGTCCATGATCTTGCATACCGGCGGACGCGCGTCCGGTGCGACCTCGACCAGGTCGAGGTCGGCCTCCATGGCGACGCGTAGTGCATCTTCAACACGCACGATCCCGACCTGCTCACCACCCGGTCCGATGAGGCGGACCTCGGGTACGCGGATGCGATCGTTGATGCGAGTCTCAGTGCTGATGGGGCCTCCTAGGTCAAGCGGTTCGTCAACGACCGCAAGCAATAACTGCAACCCCAATTTCAACACGAAAGCCCCGGGTTGGTATTTCTCCAACACGGGGCCCGAGTCGACCGATCTACGACGCAAACAACTCGCATCGCACCTGTACAGGGCAAACCCGTACAGATACCCATCCGGTAAAGGATGAGCGACCGGAACCGTTCGCCTGGTTCTGAGACCGGCTGACGGTGGGAGTCGGGCTCCACTTGATGCCCTGGCTGAATACATGAAGATTGACAACATGCATCAGACCGGGACGGTCGTCGCGGAAGAGTCTAACAGCCCCGCGCCGCAGAACCGAATCGGCCGCCCCCTCGACCAGCGGCAACCCGGTCGGTGCCAAGATCTAAGGCATGAGCGAGGCGTCAGTACACGAACAGGAGTCGGCTCTCATCGACGGTGAGGTCGTGCGCGAGCTGGCCGAGATCCCGGCGGTCGAGGTTATCAGCCGCGCGGCCGTCATGCTGATGAGTTCGGCCGCGGAGAAGCTGGGCCTGGGCGAGGACGATCCGTCCGCCAGCCCGCATCTGGATCTGGACGAGGCCCGCCGGGTGATCACCGCGCTCGCGGGTCTGGTCACCGCATCGGTGGAATACCTCGGACCGCACGCCGGACCGATCCGCGACGGACTGCAGTCCCTGCAGCGCGCGTTCCGCGAAGCGTCGGCACATCCCGACGCTCCGGGCGCGGGGCCGGGCGAGAAGTACACCGGCCCGGTGTACTGACCCGCCACTCCCCCATACCGATTCGGCCCGCCCCGACCAGTCACGGTCGGGGCGGGCCGAATTCGTCCGTTCAGCCCCGGCTCGCGCGGATCGATCGCACGATGAGGTCGACGCAGGGCCTGGGTCCGATTTGCCGTGATCTGCTGTGAATTCACTGTGAGCGTTGCTCAACGGTTGCCAATCATCGTTTACCGCAGACAACTTGGAAACCGGGTGGACGCCGCAGCTAACCCATGGTTAGCGAATCGGTTGCTGATTTGTTGTTTCCGCACGAAACTTTTTCGTGTAAACGATGTTTGGCGTTTTCGCGATGGAAAGTCGTAGCGTCACAAGCGCTGTGCTGGTTGGATGCCGGAGTAGCGCCGACCACGCGCTGTGCAAATGAAGGCTGCATACTACGACGCGGGCAGCGCGAGCTGTCCGTCACGGATCACGAACTCTTCGGGGGTTGTACATGCTCGACTCGATTCCACAAGAAATCTCCGTGCACCGGCGACGCCGGGCACTCGTCCCTGCCGTCATCACGGCTGCTGCCCTGTTCGGCGCACTCGTCACCGGTTGCTCCTCTTCCGATTCCGGCTCCTCCAGCACCTCGGCCGCGGCGCCCGCCACCGGCCCGCTGCCCGACGGCGGCCAGCTGGTCGCCGAATGCTCGCGCACCACCCAGACCCTGCAGTCGGTGCACCTGGATCTCAAGGCCACCGGTCTGGAGAACCTGCCGGTCGACTACGTCAAGGCCGACATCACCAACCAGCCCCAGGGCAGCGGCCAGGCCGTCGGTGAGGCCAAGGTCAAGGTCAAGGAGGGCGACCCGAACTGGACCGAGACCAAGTTCCTGGTCGTCGACAAGACCCTGTACGCCGGTGACGGCACCAAGTACGCGCCCGTCGGCCCCGCCGAGAAGATCTACGATCCGGGCGTAATCCTGGACAAGGACAAGGGCTTGGCGCACGTCATCGCCGAGGTGCAGAACCCGAAGGTGGAGTCCCGCGAGACCATCAACGGCGTCAATACCGTGAAGGTCACCGGCACCATCGACACCGCGGTCATCGACCCGGTCGTCCCGCGTATCGGCCAGGCCGGCGGCGTCCTGCCCATCACCCTGTGGATCGCCGATGTCGCCCCGCCGACCACCTCGGCCTCGGCGCTGCCGTCGTCCGCGGCCTCGCCCGGCACCGGCCCGAACCTGGTGCGCGCCATCGTCACCAAGGATTCCGGCAATGTGAACCTGACCCTCTCGGGTTGGGGCAAGTCCGTGAACGTGGTCAAGCCCGCGGGTTAAGCCGCGGCACCAGATCGGCAATCGAGCTACACCCCGGTCCGGGAAAGCGAACGGCGGCGATGACTGCCGTCCGCGGTCCCGGACCGGTTGCGTCCGAGCGACTCTCGAGTAACGTCTCGACACGCTGGCAGCGCACGTCTCGCTTAAGAAGTTTTTCAGTGAAATGCAAGCCTCAGCACGGACGATACCTACACAACGCTCAAACGCTGTGTGTGCGTATGGCTTTCCGGGGGCAGCGATGAACCTGATCGGCCGAGCAGCAGCCGATCAGACATGGAGGAATGAGATGACGACCGACGACCGCCCAGATATCGAGGAGCGGGAACTCCGTCAACCTCCGCCGGACGGCCCACCTCCGATCTCAAACGTGTGGGTTTACAACGGCAAAGCCTACGACCTCAGCGACTGGATTTCCAAGCATCCGGGCGGCGAGTTCTTCATCGGGCGAACGAAAAATCGTGACATCACCTCGATTATCGGTTCGTACCACAAGAATCCGGAGGGAATCGGCAAGCTGATCGAGCGCTACTCACTCGATCGCGTCGCGCTACCCGAGGATATCCACCCCAAGGCCAACGCACCGGACTTCCTGTTCACCGAGGGTTTCGACAGCTGGCGCGATACCCCCAAGTACCGCTTCGACAATAAGGACGACCTGCTGCACCAGGTCAAGAAGCGGCTCAAGGAGCCCGAATTGGCCGCCCGCATCAAGCGGATGGACCGGGCCTTCAATATCGTCGTTGCGCTGCTTGCGATTTCGTACTTCGCGGTACAGGGCCTGCGCCTGTTCGAGCGCAGCTGGATGCCGCTGCCGGTATTCGTGATCGCCATGGTGCTGCTGCGCAGTTCGCTGGCCGGTTTCGGACACTACGCCATCCACCGCGCCCAGAAGGGCATGAACAAGATCTACACGAATGCCTTCGACTTCAATTATGTCGCACTGGCTTTCGTGACCGCGGATGGCCACGCCCTACTGCACCATCCGCACACCCAGAGTGAAGTCGACATCAAGAAGAACGTCTTCACCATGATGACGCGCATCCCCCGGCTCTACCGGATGCCGATCCACACCATCCACAAGTTCGGGCACACCGTCACCGGGATGACCATCCGCTTGCTCGATGTCTGCCGCCTGACCCGCAAGGTCGGCATCAAGGATATGTACGGCACCTGGGGCGGAGCGCTGCCGCACTTCATCGGCTCGTTCGGCGTGCGCTTCCTGCTGCTCGGCGAGTTGATCGCCTTCATCATCATGGGCGACTTCTGGGCCTGGGCACTGCAATTCGTGATCTCGCTGTGGATCAGCACCTTCCTGGTGGTGGCCAGCCACGACTTCGAGGAGGAGGTCGAGGAGATCGAGGTCGATACCGAGGACTGGGGCATCAATCAGATCGAACAGGCCTATGACCTCAAGGTGATCGGCAACCGGTATGTGGACTGCTTCCTGTCCGCGGGGCTCAGCTCGCACCGGGTGCATCACGTATTGCCTTACCAGCGTAGCGGTTTCGCCAATATCGCCACCGAAGACGTCTTGCGGGAGGAGGCAGCCAAATTCGGGGTCGAATGGCTGCCGGCCAAGAGTTTCTTCACCGATCGTTTCCCGAAGCAGATCCAGACCTATCTGCTCTCTGCCTCGGACGATGCGAAGGAACAGAACTGGGGGTTCTTCCGCGAGCATTTCGCGCCGTCGGCCCTGAAGACCTGTGTGGTGTACACCGTCCAGGGCTTCACCGGAATCGGCACGGTCTGAACCGATTTCGTGCATCGACGCGCAAACATTTTCACTGAAAGAAGGGGAGTAATTTCGTGACTATCACATTCGACGAGGGGGGCGCCGCGCCTGTAAAGACCACTCCGTTCGCGGGGGGTCAGCACGGGTACGGCATGATCGAGACGGCACTGCCGCCGGCCCCGCCGACCACCGTCGGCGTTATCGAGAGCATCGCGACGGGATCGCCGTTGCCGGTCATCGATCAGGCCGAGGCGGCACTGCGGGTCGCCGAACGCTTCACCGATCCGGCCCAGCAGGCCCGCATTCCGCGGATCTACCAGAAGACCCGGATCGATACGCGCCGCCTGGCCATCGATCCGCTGGACGCGGAGTTCCTGCCGTTCAGCTCCGAGCCCGCGACCATTCGCGAGCGGATGAACCTGTTCTACGAGCACGCCGCACCGCTGGCGATCGACGTGGCCCGGCGCGCGGTCGCCGGACTCGACGATCCGGCCGCGCAGATCGGCCAGCTGATCTTCGTGACCAGCACCGGATTCATCGCGCCCGGTGTGGATGTGGCCGTGGTCAAGGCGCTCGGCCTATCCCCCGCCGTGAGCCGCGTGGTGGTGAACTTCATGGGTTGCGCCGCCGCCATGAACGGTATGCGCACCGCGGTGGATTACGTCCGGGCCCATCCGGACAAGAAGTCCATGCTCATCTGCATCGAAATCAGCTCGGTGAACGCGGTTTTCGACGACGATATCAATGATGTCATCACGCACAGCCTCTTCGGCGACGGCTGCGGAGCCGTCGTGATCGGCGCGGGCCAGCCGCATCAGCAGCTCGCCCCAGGCAAGATCGTCATCCGGGACAGCTTCAGCTACCTGTTCGACGAGGCCGAGGACGGCATCGTGCTCGGCGTCAACGATAACGGCATCACCTGCGAACTCTCGGAGAACCTGCCGCAGTACATTCTGCGCGGGGTCGACCCGGTGGTCTCGGATGTGTTGCGGCGCAACGGACTCGACAAGTCCGATATCGACCTGTGGGCCATCCACCCGGGTGGACCCAAGATCATCGAGCAGTCCGCCGCCTCCCTCGGCATCCCGGTCGAGCAGGCCGCGGTGAGCTGGGATGTGCTGGCACGCTACGGCAATATGCTGAGCGTCTCGCTGATCTTCGTGCTGGAAGAGATGGCGCGGCAGGCGGATTCGCCCAAGCCCCTCTCCACCGGCGTCGCGTTCTCCTTCGCGCCGGGTGTGACGCTCGAAGGCATCATCTTCGACATCGTCCGCTGACAGTATTCGCGCACAGCATCTTTCAGAGAGCAAGCCATGCAACTCATCAGATTCCTCATCTCCATCTCGTGGATGCGGATCGTGGCCGTCATCGCCGCCGGTCTGATCTGCGGCGCTGCCAATACGTACCTGGTGACCCTGATCCGCGGCGTCGTATCGCCCGAACCGCATCCGCAGGTCACCGTCGCGAGCTTCGCGCTCACCGGACTGGTGATCCTGGTGAGCGGCGTGCTCTCGCAGGTACTGCTGGTGCGACTGGCCCAGGACGCCATCTACCGGCTCCGCGCGGAGCTGAGCTCGGGCATCGTCTCGGCTCCGCTGGAGCACCTCGAACGCCTCGGTATGCACCGGCTGATGGCCACCCTCACCGAGGATGTGCGATCGCTGTCGCAGGCCGTCACCGCGATTCCGAGCATCGCCGTCGATGTGGCGACGATCATCGGCTGCTTCATCTTCCTGGTGGTGCTGTCGGGGCCGATCTTCGCGATCACGTTGGCAGGCACCATTATCGGCATCTCCTCGGTGGAGCTGTTCCTCAAGCGGGTGCGGGTGCTCTACCGCGAGGCGCGCGAGAACGACGATGCCCTGCTGCGCTCCTTCCAGGCGGTGACGCTCGGCATCAAGGAGCTCAAACTGCATCGCGGACGGCGACGCGACTTCATGGAGCGGCATCTGCTCGGATCCGCTCGGGCACTGCGGGATCAGAATGTGGAGGCCGGGTCGCGGTTCTCCATCGGCCAGGGGCTCGGCCAGGCGCTACAGCTGGCCACCATGGCGCTGATTCTGTTCGTGGTCGCCAAATCCCTTGGCGTGCACCAGGATGTGATGGTCGGGTACGTGCTGGTCACCACCTTCCTGGCCATGCCCATGCAGAACTTCATGCATCGCATTCCGGATCTGCTCCGAGGTGATGTGGCGCTGGCCAAGATTCGCGGCATGAACCTCTCCATGGAGACCATGCATAACGAGGATCTGCTGCCGTACACCGATCGGGCCCCGGCCACCGAGGCGCGACTCGAGCTGATGGGGGTCGGCTACAACTACCGGTTCGAGGCGCCGTCACCGCTGGACGAGGGTCCCGGCGGACCGCCGCCGGGGATCGGCCAGCATCCCGGTGGACGTCCGGCGCGACCGGGCGCACGCCCGGATCGGGTGGGCGCACCGCCCGCCGGACCGCATCCCGAAGGCGCGAATCCCGAAGGGGCGCCGCCACATCCGGGCGGACGACCGGGTGCGCCGGGCAGCCATCCCGGTGGCGTGGGCGCGCATCGGCCGGGCGGTCCGCCGCCGCCGCGGCGCGGTGGGCATCCCACCGGACCGGATGTGAACGGGCACCGCTGGGTCGACCACGGTGGACGCGATGCGCGGCCGGTGCCGATGACGGCAATGCCGGAGGCGGGTGAGGGTGACGGATTCCGTTTGGGGCCGATCGATCTCACCTTCGAACCCGGTCAGATCACCTTCATCGTCGGCGGCAACGGCAGTGGTAAGTCGACGCTCGCCAAGCTCATCACCGGGCTGTACGTGCCGCGCACCGGCACGGTGACCCTCAATGGTGAGCGTATCGACCACGAGAACATCGAGTGGTTCCGGCAGAACGCGTCGGCCATCTTCACCGATTTCCATCTCTTCGAGGACTACCTCGGCTTCGATCGCCCCGGCATCGACGAGGAGGTGCGGCACTATCTCGAAGAGCTGCAGATCGCGCACAAGGTGACCGTCAAGGACGGCAAGCTCTCCACCATCGACCTGTCACAGGGTCAGCGGAAGCGGTTGGCACTGTTGACCGCCCTACTGGAGGACCGCTCGATCTACCTCTTCGACGAGTGGGCCGCCGATCAGGAACCCAAGTTCCGCGATGTGTTCTACACCGAGATCCTGGCCGAGTTGAAGGCGCGGAACAAGACGGTCATCGTCATCACCCACGACGACCGCTACTTCCACCTCGCCGACCAACTCGTCAAGCTCGACTTCGGCAAACTCACCGAGGCCGAGGCCGCAGCGCGGCTGAGCTCCGACGCCAAGTAGCCTCCGCTCCACCCGGACCCCGCCACCGGAATCGGTGGGGGCCGGTCTGGGATCCGGTCCGCACCGGCTGCCCGATTTCGGTCGAGGCAGCCGGTGCTCGCGTTCACCGGGTCGCCGCCACGGCACCGACCTCGGTGACCCGCCACCACTGCGAACCGTCGGCCTGTTCCGTACCGTGGGGCAGCTGCTCGAAAAGGCCGGTGCGATCGAGCCCGGGGAGCACCCGATAGTCGATGGAGCCCGGCGCACTGACCAAAGCCAGTACCCGCCACAGCGCGCCGGCATACGCGGTAGCCGATTCCGGTCCATCCCACTCGTAAAGCCCGCGATACCGGCCCCGCTGATCATCGGTCAGCCACAGCTTGGAGACCAAGCCCGGAAAACCCGCGAAGAGCAATGTGTTCAGCAGACTCTCCCGGCGGAACAGGGCATGGCCGCGACCGCGCACCGCCCGCAGTGCGAAGGTCACCACAAGCACGCACGGATCGCGCGGTGCCGGGCGATCGATCACCGTCTCCCGGAAGACGAACGCCGACGTCCCATCGGCGAAACCCACACGCAGCCCGCGGTTTCCACGCGGCACCCGCACCCGGCTCCGCAGCAGCAAACCGAGCGACGTCATCACGCACCGGGCGACGGCTACGAACGCCGAGCCAATCGGCAGCGGTCCACCAGTCGTCACGGCGCGCACGCCGAACAGCCCTGACTCGCCCGCACTTTCACAATGCGCGCACCGATGGCCAGACCCGCGACTACGACCACGCCCAGCACCGTCATCAGCCGATTGACATCGACGGCGGGCAGCCAGCTCACCCGCCCGTCCTGAATCACGTAGGCGCCGACCGGTTTCGCGCCCACACCGAACCCGCCGCCGGAACCCTCCTGACCACCGCCGTCGGTGCCGCCGCCACCGCCACCGCCACCCGATACCGCGGCGGC is a genomic window containing:
- a CDS encoding APC family permease: MTSPSTLRSGALSLASSVVIGVASAGPAYSITATLGLVVAAVGLQSPIIVLLAFVPMLLVAIGYRDLNAVEPDPGTTFVWATRAFGPFTGWMSGWAIVVSDLLVMASLAQISSQYTFHLFGAHGIGSDATNVWVLLLGVVYLVVMTLIAVYGIDVSARLQSWLLTVEFGMLVVFSIVALTRVVIGNAPEGAHLPEWSWFNPFEIGSFSDFVTAMLLMVFIYWGWDSAVAVNQETVDPRHTPGRAAVLSTITLVALYLLVTVAGQAFVGAGTEGLGLANPDHVDDVLGALGNAVFGAGPVGTVLVHLLFLMVLTSAAASTQTTILPTARATYSMALHHALPEAFGRIHPRFRTPVFSTIVFGAVSVVLYVGLNFASGGRLIAEAVTAIGISIGLYYGLTGLSCAWLYRDQFAASSRTLIMKGIMPALGGFALLFAAAWTAVTSWFSAIFVLGVGTLLVGIPIYLVLARMMPPFFRGEVLARQLPEPTERIIEADAPAAQAHG
- a CDS encoding TrmH family RNA methyltransferase; translated protein: MEALSERNPRVVSAVKLHRAPVRRKSGLFLAEGANSVESALETGRVEELFFSLKAANREHELVAGAAAMGVRTTLVSERAAEALGETVTPPGLVAVCRQVDVPLTDILATTPSLLAVPVGMSDPGNAGTLIRVADAVGANGVVLAGDSVDPHNGKCVRASAGSVFHLPIARERDADQVLTALESAGITILATTAKGEVDLDEADDILRGPVAWLFGNEAHGLDRAVADRATHRLRIPIHGRAESLNLAAAASICLYASARVQHAAR
- the rplT gene encoding 50S ribosomal protein L20 encodes the protein MARVKRAVNAQKKRRSVLEASKGYRGQRSRLYRKAKEQQLHSLTYAYRDRKARKGDFRKLWIARINAAARLNDITYNRFVQGLKLAGVEVDRKILAELAVSDADAFAGLVAVAKAALPADVNAPAA
- the rpmI gene encoding 50S ribosomal protein L35 codes for the protein MPKMKKHSGASKRFKVTGSGKLRREQANRRHLLEHKSSRRTRRLEGTEAVATVDVPRIKKLLGL
- the infC gene encoding translation initiation factor IF-3, translating into MQLLLAVVDEPLDLGGPISTETRINDRIRVPEVRLIGPGGEQVGIVRVEDALRVAMEADLDLVEVAPDARPPVCKIMDYGKFKYETAQKARESRKNQVQTVIKEQKLRPKIDDHDYETKKRNVVRFLEAGSKVKVTIMFRGREQSRPELGFRLLQRLASDVADLGFVETSAKQDGRNMTMVLAPHKGAKTRVKAQNEASSTPQRSSAPAAAAPAEAPATDVAAAPAEAPAATPQQ
- a CDS encoding DUF1844 domain-containing protein — protein: MSEASVHEQESALIDGEVVRELAEIPAVEVISRAAVMLMSSAAEKLGLGEDDPSASPHLDLDEARRVITALAGLVTASVEYLGPHAGPIRDGLQSLQRAFREASAHPDAPGAGPGEKYTGPVY
- a CDS encoding LppX_LprAFG lipoprotein, whose product is MLDSIPQEISVHRRRRALVPAVITAAALFGALVTGCSSSDSGSSSTSAAAPATGPLPDGGQLVAECSRTTQTLQSVHLDLKATGLENLPVDYVKADITNQPQGSGQAVGEAKVKVKEGDPNWTETKFLVVDKTLYAGDGTKYAPVGPAEKIYDPGVILDKDKGLAHVIAEVQNPKVESRETINGVNTVKVTGTIDTAVIDPVVPRIGQAGGVLPITLWIADVAPPTTSASALPSSAASPGTGPNLVRAIVTKDSGNVNLTLSGWGKSVNVVKPAG
- a CDS encoding fatty acid desaturase, giving the protein MTTDDRPDIEERELRQPPPDGPPPISNVWVYNGKAYDLSDWISKHPGGEFFIGRTKNRDITSIIGSYHKNPEGIGKLIERYSLDRVALPEDIHPKANAPDFLFTEGFDSWRDTPKYRFDNKDDLLHQVKKRLKEPELAARIKRMDRAFNIVVALLAISYFAVQGLRLFERSWMPLPVFVIAMVLLRSSLAGFGHYAIHRAQKGMNKIYTNAFDFNYVALAFVTADGHALLHHPHTQSEVDIKKNVFTMMTRIPRLYRMPIHTIHKFGHTVTGMTIRLLDVCRLTRKVGIKDMYGTWGGALPHFIGSFGVRFLLLGELIAFIIMGDFWAWALQFVISLWISTFLVVASHDFEEEVEEIEVDTEDWGINQIEQAYDLKVIGNRYVDCFLSAGLSSHRVHHVLPYQRSGFANIATEDVLREEAAKFGVEWLPAKSFFTDRFPKQIQTYLLSASDDAKEQNWGFFREHFAPSALKTCVVYTVQGFTGIGTV
- a CDS encoding type III polyketide synthase; this encodes MIETALPPAPPTTVGVIESIATGSPLPVIDQAEAALRVAERFTDPAQQARIPRIYQKTRIDTRRLAIDPLDAEFLPFSSEPATIRERMNLFYEHAAPLAIDVARRAVAGLDDPAAQIGQLIFVTSTGFIAPGVDVAVVKALGLSPAVSRVVVNFMGCAAAMNGMRTAVDYVRAHPDKKSMLICIEISSVNAVFDDDINDVITHSLFGDGCGAVVIGAGQPHQQLAPGKIVIRDSFSYLFDEAEDGIVLGVNDNGITCELSENLPQYILRGVDPVVSDVLRRNGLDKSDIDLWAIHPGGPKIIEQSAASLGIPVEQAAVSWDVLARYGNMLSVSLIFVLEEMARQADSPKPLSTGVAFSFAPGVTLEGIIFDIVR
- a CDS encoding ATP-binding cassette domain-containing protein, which encodes MQLIRFLISISWMRIVAVIAAGLICGAANTYLVTLIRGVVSPEPHPQVTVASFALTGLVILVSGVLSQVLLVRLAQDAIYRLRAELSSGIVSAPLEHLERLGMHRLMATLTEDVRSLSQAVTAIPSIAVDVATIIGCFIFLVVLSGPIFAITLAGTIIGISSVELFLKRVRVLYREARENDDALLRSFQAVTLGIKELKLHRGRRRDFMERHLLGSARALRDQNVEAGSRFSIGQGLGQALQLATMALILFVVAKSLGVHQDVMVGYVLVTTFLAMPMQNFMHRIPDLLRGDVALAKIRGMNLSMETMHNEDLLPYTDRAPATEARLELMGVGYNYRFEAPSPLDEGPGGPPPGIGQHPGGRPARPGARPDRVGAPPAGPHPEGANPEGAPPHPGGRPGAPGSHPGGVGAHRPGGPPPPRRGGHPTGPDVNGHRWVDHGGRDARPVPMTAMPEAGEGDGFRLGPIDLTFEPGQITFIVGGNGSGKSTLAKLITGLYVPRTGTVTLNGERIDHENIEWFRQNASAIFTDFHLFEDYLGFDRPGIDEEVRHYLEELQIAHKVTVKDGKLSTIDLSQGQRKRLALLTALLEDRSIYLFDEWAADQEPKFRDVFYTEILAELKARNKTVIVITHDDRYFHLADQLVKLDFGKLTEAEAAARLSSDAK
- a CDS encoding spore germination protein GerW family protein encodes the protein MKVEDVLAAAKDSITVRRVYAEPVERDGTTVIAAAAVSGGGGGGGGTDGGGQEGSGGGFGVGAKPVGAYVIQDGRVSWLPAVDVNRLMTVLGVVVVAGLAIGARIVKVRASQGCSACAP